In a single window of the Thermoplasmatales archaeon genome:
- a CDS encoding beta-eliminating lyase-related protein, whose translation MSKILELVGKHDSYRSETLNLQASENILSPNARKALSSDMASRYSLTLEHEGYNAYGGTKYMEELLEEVEKLACEVFRSKYSEVRPLGGHIAAEVVLLSLVDRKRNIMSISEANGGYTGYQNQYLPQIMGFSNYNIPYDGPKQEILLEDLERLLESLMPRLIVLGQSFFVKHYDLRSLRNLCHDHGCKLAYDGSHVMGLIAGGAFQSDVLNYVDVLFGSTHKSFFGPQGGIILTNDEEIIESIRRNITWRAMDNYNPSRLASLGVAMEEMRQYGKDYTRKVVKNSLDLAKSLSNAGLTPRFSPWYTETHQILLSEVALLPLGTNFEGFSNILERNYIVVDREGRIGTSEISRLGIDEVEEIGELIVSALKGNDVSERVKKIRREAEIHYCEGVE comes from the coding sequence ATGAGCAAAATTTTAGAACTTGTCGGGAAGCATGACTCTTATAGATCAGAGACCCTCAACCTTCAGGCATCAGAAAACATACTGAGTCCAAATGCAAGGAAAGCCCTGTCGTCAGATATGGCTTCAAGATATTCCCTAACACTTGAGCATGAAGGCTATAACGCATATGGTGGGACAAAGTACATGGAAGAGCTGCTTGAAGAAGTGGAAAAGCTGGCCTGTGAGGTCTTTAGATCAAAGTATTCAGAGGTGAGACCGCTTGGTGGACACATTGCAGCGGAGGTGGTTCTGCTGTCACTTGTAGATCGGAAGCGCAATATAATGTCTATATCGGAAGCCAACGGAGGATACACTGGGTACCAGAATCAGTACCTTCCGCAGATAATGGGATTCAGCAATTATAACATACCATATGACGGGCCTAAGCAAGAAATCCTTCTCGAGGATCTTGAACGATTGCTTGAATCACTTATGCCACGTCTGATTGTACTAGGGCAGTCATTCTTTGTTAAACATTATGATCTGAGGTCCCTAAGGAATCTTTGCCACGATCACGGCTGCAAACTGGCGTACGACGGTTCACATGTTATGGGCCTGATAGCAGGTGGCGCTTTCCAGTCGGATGTGTTGAACTACGTTGACGTATTGTTCGGTTCAACACATAAGTCTTTTTTCGGTCCGCAGGGAGGCATAATATTGACGAATGATGAAGAGATTATAGAATCTATTAGAAGAAACATAACATGGAGGGCTATGGATAACTATAACCCCAGCAGGCTTGCATCACTGGGTGTCGCTATGGAAGAAATGAGACAGTACGGCAAAGACTATACCAGAAAGGTGGTAAAAAATTCTTTGGATCTGGCAAAATCCCTCTCAAATGCAGGGCTGACACCAAGATTTTCTCCCTGGTATACGGAGACACACCAGATCTTACTGTCTGAGGTTGCTCTTTTACCTCTTGGGACCAACTTTGAAGGATTTAGTAATATATTAGAAAGAAATTACATTGTGGTCGACCGTGAAGGGCGAATAGGGACGTCAGAAATTTCCAGACTCGGCATAGACGAAGTTGAAGAGATTGGGGAACTAATAGTTTCCGCGCTGAAAGGAAATGACGTTTCCGAAAGGGTGAAAAAGATCCGAAGAGAAGCAGAAATACATTATTGCGAGGGAGTTGAATGA
- a CDS encoding CBS domain-containing protein: MKVKEVMTKNNLVTVKASSLVSEAWNKMKETGIHQVPVVSGNKYVGMLSYRELLRRRSIRPSSKVEAFMAKTPKVDENEKFETAIDLLKDSGMAAIPVVRKGGVLVGIFSRSDILKNIDTTHGMSSVPVTDLMSDDPVVVKETDMIPEAIEKMRSLDESEIPVVDDKGRLSGILMIKNIDSRAMFQAEEKKRRDYGQPQKLEIEARSYMQEPYSVTREATIGECSKLLIENKLHMIPVVDDGGKPVGVIDVSDIINSIDTGKKKSGILVQVSGLGPWDDDLYDTIFFESGKFISQIQRLSGISNGTFTVHVTKYENGGRTKYSVRTKLFGGSFNMSVDDHDWNFGKCISRIFETYEGRIKKSKVR, encoded by the coding sequence ATGAAAGTAAAAGAAGTGATGACAAAGAATAACCTGGTTACAGTTAAGGCATCTTCACTGGTGTCGGAAGCATGGAACAAGATGAAGGAAACTGGTATCCATCAGGTTCCCGTTGTTTCTGGGAACAAGTACGTCGGAATGCTTAGTTATCGGGAGCTGCTAAGGAGAAGAAGCATCAGGCCAAGCTCTAAGGTGGAAGCTTTTATGGCGAAAACACCGAAAGTTGATGAGAACGAAAAGTTCGAGACGGCCATAGATCTTCTGAAAGATTCCGGAATGGCAGCAATACCGGTGGTTCGTAAAGGCGGCGTTCTCGTCGGAATATTTTCCAGATCGGATATTCTGAAGAACATAGATACAACACATGGCATGAGCAGTGTTCCAGTTACGGACCTGATGTCTGATGATCCTGTTGTCGTTAAGGAAACGGACATGATTCCAGAGGCTATAGAAAAAATGAGGAGCCTTGATGAATCTGAAATTCCGGTTGTTGATGATAAAGGAAGACTCTCGGGAATCCTTATGATCAAGAACATTGATTCAAGGGCAATGTTCCAGGCGGAAGAAAAGAAACGGCGGGATTATGGTCAGCCCCAAAAGCTCGAGATTGAAGCACGGTCGTATATGCAGGAACCATATAGTGTTACGAGGGAAGCGACGATCGGAGAATGTTCTAAATTGCTCATTGAAAACAAACTGCATATGATCCCCGTTGTTGATGACGGAGGAAAACCGGTTGGCGTGATCGATGTTTCAGATATCATAAACTCGATAGATACCGGTAAAAAGAAGTCTGGCATACTTGTGCAGGTCTCAGGTCTCGGCCCGTGGGACGACGATCTATACGACACAATATTTTTTGAATCCGGGAAATTTATTTCTCAGATCCAGAGACTTTCAGGTATTTCAAACGGTACATTTACAGTGCACGTTACTAAGTATGAAAACGGAGGTCGAACGAAGTATTCTGTTCGAACCAAACTTTTTGGAGGCAGTTTCAATATGTCCGTGGACGACCATGACTGGAACTTTGGTAAATGTATCTCCCGCATTTTTGAAACCTATGAGGGCAGGATCAAAAAGAGCAAGGTGAGATGA
- a CDS encoding TldD/PmbA family protein, whose translation MKISSNSLSYRNGSFEGTDFTSEKGYAVRVLNNSIAIAYSDSEDWDTAKESIDRALRKSEANGKNNISLGNAMKDNWVVQEKKKIEDFSLEDKISILKDNDKEMESGGTAVRINGMGDKIIEQRYMNSIGSDISGKIYRVSYIYVMGFVNGGNFEQSIQQFGASSGFEYIDSLNLAKRIEDDAKGLKESADARQAKEGDYDIIVGPEISGITAHESCGHPTEYDRIIGREGAQAGESFLTGKKFPYRVGSDEVSIIDDPTYPLSYGFYRYDDEGTPSRKRYLYKNGMTNEFILNRESAYLLNTESNGGGRSSSWDMEPLARMSTTYIEPGDYSFEELIEGIKHGIYIKSFTEWNIDDIRFNEKYVGKDAFYIENGKITSRVKRPTIETNTIKFYSSVDAVGKDLEFTAGTCGKGDPEQGVEVWMGGPHIRLRKVHIK comes from the coding sequence ATGAAAATAAGCTCAAATAGCCTTTCTTACAGAAACGGTTCATTTGAAGGCACGGATTTTACTTCAGAGAAGGGCTACGCTGTCCGCGTTTTGAACAACTCAATCGCGATAGCTTACAGTGATTCTGAAGATTGGGACACGGCAAAGGAATCTATCGATCGGGCACTCAGGAAATCAGAGGCAAACGGAAAGAATAATATAAGTTTGGGAAACGCTATGAAAGATAACTGGGTTGTTCAAGAAAAGAAGAAGATTGAGGATTTTTCGCTCGAGGACAAAATATCCATCCTGAAAGATAACGACAAGGAAATGGAGTCAGGAGGGACTGCTGTTCGAATAAACGGCATGGGGGACAAGATCATAGAGCAGAGATATATGAACTCAATTGGATCTGATATATCTGGAAAGATATATCGTGTGTCCTACATCTATGTTATGGGATTTGTAAACGGCGGGAATTTTGAACAATCGATACAGCAGTTCGGTGCTTCCTCTGGTTTCGAATACATAGATTCGCTAAACTTGGCGAAGAGGATAGAAGACGATGCAAAAGGACTGAAGGAATCGGCGGATGCCAGACAAGCAAAAGAGGGAGATTATGATATTATCGTGGGGCCGGAAATATCAGGCATAACAGCGCATGAATCCTGTGGCCATCCAACAGAATACGATCGGATCATTGGAAGAGAAGGAGCACAAGCAGGAGAATCGTTCTTAACTGGAAAAAAATTCCCATACAGAGTCGGATCAGACGAAGTAAGCATAATAGATGATCCTACCTACCCGCTGAGTTATGGATTCTATCGGTACGATGATGAGGGAACTCCTTCACGTAAGAGATATCTTTATAAAAACGGCATGACGAATGAATTTATACTAAACCGAGAAAGCGCTTATCTCCTGAATACGGAATCAAATGGAGGAGGGCGTTCGTCTTCTTGGGACATGGAACCACTTGCAAGAATGAGTACGACATACATAGAACCAGGAGATTATTCGTTTGAAGAACTCATAGAGGGGATAAAACACGGCATATATATCAAGTCTTTTACTGAGTGGAACATTGATGACATTCGTTTCAATGAAAAATATGTGGGTAAAGATGCGTTTTATATAGAGAATGGAAAGATCACTTCCAGAGTTAAAAGGCCAACGATCGAAACCAACACTATAAAATTCTACAGCTCAGTAGATGCTGTTGGAAAAGATCTGGAATTCACTGCCGGGACATGCGGTAAGGGAGATCCGGAACAGGGGGTCGAAGTATGGATGGGCGGGCCGCACATCCGTCTCAGGAAGGTGCATATAAAATGA